A section of the Chitinophagaceae bacterium genome encodes:
- a CDS encoding sodium:proton antiporter, with translation MHVDIIDLISVLVSLAAFFSLINTRFLKLPNSIGLMFIGLMVSLFVFILGFFFPHILKIAQYITEEFDFKDVLFHIILNFLLFSAAININLRKFSEESGKIFFLSLVGIVFSTTIIGLLMFYILPLLQVNIDLKECFLFGAILSPTDPVTVQSLIKKFKLSIDVETIIGSESLLNNGIGILVFLSILKINTGELDILNIEHIAFSLIQEIFGGIFLGVVMGYACLKFLRKIDNDHVEIEILLTVTIVIVASRIGNLFEISGTLAVIMIGLFVGSEGKDQNVSSSTGIYVYRFWYLIDEALISILYILVGFEIIILIDSINYLNIGMALLIILLVFITRYITIFFSVTIINLFKQWPYNMVSILTWGGIKGPISIALALYLPDTLGETKKILLFCTYFIVVFSMFIQGFVLRKILNKNS, from the coding sequence ATGCATGTTGATATTATTGATTTGATATCTGTATTAGTATCTTTAGCTGCATTTTTTTCGTTGATAAACACAAGATTTTTAAAACTCCCCAATTCTATTGGGCTTATGTTTATAGGACTCATGGTATCGCTATTTGTATTTATTTTAGGATTTTTTTTTCCCCATATATTAAAAATAGCTCAATACATAACAGAAGAATTTGATTTTAAAGACGTACTTTTTCATATAATACTCAATTTTCTATTATTCTCAGCAGCTATTAATATTAATTTAAGAAAGTTTTCCGAAGAATCTGGTAAAATATTTTTTCTTTCATTAGTAGGTATTGTATTTTCTACTACAATAATAGGATTACTCATGTTTTATATCTTACCTCTTCTGCAGGTAAATATAGATTTGAAAGAATGCTTTTTATTTGGGGCAATACTATCTCCTACTGATCCTGTAACAGTGCAATCTCTTATAAAGAAGTTTAAACTTTCCATAGATGTTGAAACAATCATCGGTAGTGAATCTTTATTAAATAATGGGATCGGGATACTCGTATTTTTATCTATATTGAAAATAAATACAGGAGAGTTAGACATACTTAATATAGAGCATATAGCATTCTCATTAATACAAGAAATATTTGGAGGTATTTTTTTAGGAGTAGTCATGGGATATGCATGTTTAAAATTTTTACGTAAAATAGATAACGATCATGTAGAAATAGAAATTTTGTTAACTGTTACAATAGTTATAGTAGCTTCCCGTATTGGTAATCTTTTTGAAATATCCGGTACATTGGCAGTAATAATGATTGGATTATTTGTAGGAAGTGAAGGAAAAGATCAAAACGTATCCTCTTCTACAGGAATTTATGTATATAGATTTTGGTATCTTATAGATGAAGCACTTATATCTATTTTGTACATATTAGTTGGATTTGAAATTATTATTCTCATTGATTCTATTAATTATTTAAATATAGGTATGGCTTTACTTATTATATTATTAGTATTTATAACGAGATATATAACAATCTTCTTTTCTGTAACTATTATAAATTTATTTAAACAATGGCCGTATAATATGGTATCTATTCTTACTTGGGGAGGAATAAAGGGTCCCATTTCTATAGCTTTAGCACTTTATCTACCAGATACTCTTGGGGAAACAAAAAAAATATTACTATTTTGTACTTACTTTATTGTAGTTTTTTCCATGTTTATTCAAGGGTTTGTATTAAGAAAAATTTTAAATAAAAATTCATAA
- a CDS encoding GPP34 family phosphoprotein, whose product MKLSIAEGLLLIAFDDTEGRLLADADKGIDNALIGALLMELGLLKKVSFKNNVITIHNNSLTDNKLLNLGIKVIEEYNNFDAIDFIESSSSGKLKNIKEETTSLLVERGILKKEVTKLLWLPISQRMDNANYTFEREIRDTIKSIVMNNMTPPPAFVILIVLLASLKILDDIFPKDEEHIDAVKYAKDILKFRYIDPNISETLEAIKNHILHL is encoded by the coding sequence ATGAAATTAAGTATAGCAGAGGGTTTACTACTCATAGCTTTTGATGATACGGAAGGGCGTTTACTTGCAGATGCAGATAAGGGAATAGATAATGCTCTTATAGGAGCACTATTAATGGAATTAGGTTTACTAAAAAAAGTATCTTTTAAAAATAATGTTATTACCATCCATAATAATTCTTTAACCGATAATAAATTATTAAACCTTGGTATAAAAGTAATAGAAGAATACAACAATTTTGATGCTATAGATTTTATAGAATCATCGTCTTCAGGGAAATTAAAAAATATAAAAGAAGAAACTACTTCTTTATTGGTGGAAAGAGGGATTTTAAAAAAAGAAGTAACGAAACTTTTATGGCTTCCTATCTCTCAAAGAATGGATAATGCAAATTACACCTTTGAGCGAGAGATTAGAGATACTATAAAATCAATAGTTATGAATAATATGACCCCGCCTCCTGCATTTGTAATACTCATAGTTTTACTAGCAAGTTTAAAAATATTGGACGATATCTTCCCAAAAGACGAAGAACACATTGATGCAGTAAAATATGCAAAAGATATTCTTAAGTTTCGTTATATAGATCCAAATATATCAGAAACATTAGAAGCAATAAAAAATCACATCCTTCATTTATAA